The sequence below is a genomic window from Coffea arabica cultivar ET-39 chromosome 4c, Coffea Arabica ET-39 HiFi, whole genome shotgun sequence.
CGAAATCACCACTGCACTATAGGAAGAGACTTTTCTTCGTCGAATGAATGATCGCAAGGTATGTCAACCCAACACATTAGATTCCAATATCTAATTTGTACATTAAAATTAAGCGTACAAATTTAGCCTGCTAGGATTTCGGCTCCGTTCGGAATAACTGTTTTtggggggtgtttttgaaatattttactgtatCGGTATATATGAAATATGAAAatcttttactgtagatgttttttgtgatgtttttggaggaatttttgaaatatattttgggataccTTTGaagattaaaatatttttagacTACTTTTTATAAATTAATACTACCACCCACAATCGTCACTGCCACCACCCCCACGGACCGCCGCTTCCAccctctctctcctcttttctCCTTTCCCTCACTCTTCCTCCACCTTCTCCTCCCGCGTCCCCATCCCTTTTCCTCCTCCCCTCcccatccccccccccccccccaatccCCCGACTCTCCCCTCCCTCTCTCGATCTAGCCACGATCAGATTGCGGGAGGAAAGGGAAGGGAGGGTTGGGAGGTGGGAAGGAAGAGGAAGGGAGGAGACAGGGGGAAGGGAAGGAGGAAGTGAGGGGGTGATGGTGATAGGTGgaaaatattataaaatttatttttttaaaattctgttGTATATATTTgcgagttgtttttgatatattgtatagatgagatgttttttgaactgtttttgtttgtgtgttattgtaacattgtatttgaaaaatagGTCAATTTGAAACGGAGCCATTGGTATTATGGCTTGAGTAATTGCGGCGAACCGTGCTTTGTAGAACGTGGAGAAAATTTTCCTTATATGAATAGCTTTTATagtttttgagttttttttaattcaaaaattagaaaatattgAAGTTGTTATCAAGAAATTACATTTGTACGCTTTTAGTTCAAAATTTGATAACGAGGatatatttttgttggaaaTTAGAGAAATTAATTACTACTAAGTTTGATTTAAGGATAGATAATGTAAAAGTAACGTGATTGGACGGGTATTGTTAGAGTCTAAATTTGGAGTTCTCTTAGTATTTTATTGTTAAGTGAAGTTTACTTCTAAAgctttttaataataataatggtgGAAGTGGAACTGAATTATATTTTGGGCAACACGGTTCATGCTCTTAATTGAAAAGAAACTAGCGTGCACTACAACcttaaaaaggaggaaaagttTGCAGTTTTACGCCCATGTGAGCGCTTACCTGATGGGCGTTTGCATGTGATAGTAAAATATGTCTCGTCTGGAGTCTAGACTACGAGCGtgaagacccaaaaaaaaaaaaaaaaaaagagactacATCGTACTTGTATATGAATATGACATCGgtaaagaaaaatattcttGTTCAGGGTAGCCAAGCAAGATAGGGCAGCTGGAGTGCTGGAGAACTTCGCCGAGGGAGAAAAATATGCCGAGCACGCTCTGAGAAAATACGTCCGCAATAGGAAACCAGAAATCATGCCAGCCATCAACAGCTTTTTCACCGAACCTGAAAAGAACTAGTTGCCTCTAGTATGAAACTTAAAAACAGTTATGGGATGTAACATTTATTTTCATCTAACGTGTTGTTATTGCCTCCGACATGAGACTTGAAACAGCTGTGGAAAGCAATCTGTTTGAGAGTGTATTAATAGCATGCTGCTTTGTGTATGGTGGAGTATTTTGTAACGACGTGACCACTGTttggatttgcctttttatTCAAAACTAGGAGGAGATCATCGCGTGTAATTATGCCCAAATTTGTATTGGTTATTGAGAATTAGTTTGATGTTAAGAGTAAGAAGAAGCACGTAATTAGCAAGCAAGGGATTCAGTGAATTATGTCTTGAATTATAACGATAGATGAAGTTAAATTCGAAATAATCTGTTCAAAAATTGCTTATGAATGTTAAATAGTCTTGAATCATGTAATGAAAGTAAAAATGATAAAGAGGAAAATATAGCAGTACATATGCTTTAGATAATGGGGTAAAATATTACTCCTTCTgttccactttgatagtcttgattttttttttcacacagtttaagaaaaaatagttaactttgttggaacaatcaatttaggtagctattttcctaaaataccctcacattaattagagtacaactttatgggaacttgaattgatagtaaaaaaagaatcaactctcattaaatgggtaggtttatagtaacaacaacttatattgaatgagggtattttagaaaaattaaaatacaactacatttttcaattggaaagtggattacaatttgggacagacgaaaaaggaaaataggattatcaaaatgggacggaggAAGTACAATGATCCTCCAAGGATTAAAAGCTACAAATGGAAAGGCAGCAGAAATGGCCTGTCAATTGTTGATATTCAGTTCTTTTTTGTCCAGAGCCTGATCCATGAAATACAAATGACAATGTGATAGGTTGCATGTCTAACAAGCTTGAATGTAGGCAATGAAGGTCTAACGTAACACATGAGCAATTTTCCATAGAGTGCAACCATGATAAGGCTTTTCAGATCAAGGCCTGTTGGAAATTTGCAAAAAGAATGGGATGGTTGTCTTATTGGACACAATGGACAAACTAAATTCCCTGTCTATTATCTTTTTCTTGACAAGCATATACACCAGCAGGTTTTCATGGAGAAACTCCTGTACCAGAGAGAGAAAgcattaaagaagaaaaattgtccATCTACAACAACATAAACCATAAGAGATGCATTGAAAAGAACTTAAAGCCAAAGAAATCAGCTTAGTCAACATCTTATGCCTGATTACACCTTTGAAAGCAAGCCTAATGAATGCATAATTCAAATGACAATGTGATAGGTTATCCAATAAATTAGGCCTTGAATACTTTACTAAATTTCCAGCAGGCCTTCATCATGAATTCAGGATAAGTTCAAAGGTAATTCCAATTTGTAAGCCACGTTCCCTACGCGTTGGATAACcttataaggtcctacaaatctcggttgcaacttcttttcttttcccgcCATTAGGCTTGCTTTCAAAggtgtaatcttaagaaataccTTATCTCCAACCTCAAACTCCAAAATACTTTAGTAACATCTAATTTGATAATACTTTAGTTTGTCTCATCACTAAAATACTTTAGTAACATCAAATTTGATGGCATAATTCAAGTTTCTGGCAAAAATTTATAAAGTCCTCCCTTCCTCCCTCTCTCTTCTTTCCCGACACTCTTCAGTAAAAATATACCCAATAAACAAAGAACCTTTCACCCAATCTAAACTCATACAAGTAGACCTGCTAAGACACTAGAAACTTAAGAaactaattaacaaataaaactaaaaatttactCTACCTAGAATAAGAATTTGACTCTGGCGTACAACTATTTACAAAATTCAACTTAAGTAGCTTTACCTGTCTGCATGGAATAGCCAGtcgaaaacaaaaattttcaagtCCAATCCAGAGCTTATCTACAGCAAGATAAGTTATACAGCACAGAAGAAAAGAACAGTTCTTTCCAACATATGTATATGTAGAAGATATTTTATTGGACTATATGATAACATAACAAatatctattttttattatgtaTTTATAATGTTACGGGTTGATGGTGAGTCAATTGTGGTTAACCCAACAGTTGAACCAATAATTGTTGACCCAATAAATTTTTTAGTTCAATGAAGAAGCTGGGTTGCAAAATCTTGCtattttatttgtctttttcaCTTCATCAACCCTGTAAAcccattttctttttatcttATTTCCTTAATAATAGATTTATTACATAATATAGTATTAGAGACATACTTCCTTTTCTGTGAAAATTTTCTATAGCGACATAATCTCAAGATAGAAGAAGGGGCTGGAAAGTCCTGTAACTTGATCCTAGGGGTGTgtaatgaatttgaaatcggtAAATTGAAagtttgaaattgaaattttttgaaattttgacatgGATTTTCCCGACTGATTTCGAATTCGAAATGGccaatttcgatttcgaattcgattccgGAATTCAAAAacctgttcctttttttttttcttgttcaaaAACCTGTTCGAATTTAATGACTTCTCACAAGTCTGCCATGGAACACTTCATACGAGAATACAAAACATCACAATACTTATACAACTATTCTAGTCCAAATTTCAAatacaaaacaattccagtaAATAATATAAAACAACAAAGTGGGCAATTTTATCAGTCTAGGCTGCTTGCTGGGGGAGTAGTAGATCTATCatctactccctccgtcccactttgatagtcctgtattcctttttcatctgtcccaaattgtagtccactttccaattgaagaatgtagttgtattttaattttcctaaaatacccttattcaatgtaagtagttattactataaacctaccccatttaatgagagttgattctttttttactatcaattcaagttcctataaagttgtaccatatttaatgtgagagtattttaggaaaataacaatctaaatttacttttccaacaaagttaactactttttcttaaactgtgtgaaaaaagaaacaggactatcaaagtgggacggagggagtatcatCTATCATCTATTTTGGTGAAGTGAATGAACTTGCACGATAGGTCCCTCCACAAACCGACCAACCATTATTCTCCTTTCACAAGCAATAGTCACGTCGTCTCTCTCCGTTTTACCATATGCAGTATTGCAAAATCTCTTTCTTACTATTAAAATCTGCTTTGGGCAAAGCAAAGCCGTCACATCGTGAATTCCATTAATTGGAGTGATCTTATGATTCTTATCAACAGTCAacacccttttgaactttattgGGGCTTTCATTTTCTACTACTTCCAAAGAAGAACAAAAGGAAGCAACAACAGTTGTAGCCATGGCCAATAAAGCAATGCAGCAGCAGCAGACCCCAGACCAGACATAGTATAAACAGTAAAGTGCATGTTATTTAGGGCAGCAAAAGAGGGCCCTATATGAGCAAACTCCCCCAACTCTCCTACTCAGAAGGATGAAGGATCTTGATGGCTAGCTGATGATGGCTTGAAGATGAAGACTGTCGGGCTTGAAGATGGCTTGAAGATGAAGGTGAAACCGAGAATGAGAGAGACTGAAGATGAAAGCTGAGGAAGTAGGAAAGCTGAAGGCAGAATAGTTGAGCTCCTTCCTGAGTCTCGACTCTCGACTGAAGACTCAAGACTGGCAGACTGGCGGTGGAGGCGGAGCAGCGGAGGAAGGAAGGTGAGAGTTGAGAGACGAATTGAGGAAGAGGTGGGAGAGCTTAACAGATTAGGTTTTGCAATttgaacttttgtttttttgtctttttggaggttgttttgtaatttttgttaattgttaGATGTATCAgtattattgttattaatttattatgttatataatataaattatatattacatatataatataaatattataaaacGAAATCGAAATTATATTTCCGATTTCGATTTCCTATTTCGAATTTCAATTCGAAATCGGTAATTtcgatttcaaaaattatatttttgaaTTCGACCTGATTTTGATCAATTCGAAATTGGAATTACTGAATTCCATTCCAATTTACTGAAttatcgaattcgaaatcggtcggtaaatcgaaatttttcgacTTGGTACACCCTTACTTGATCCTGCTATAATGGTCCGAGAGGATGGAGAGTGAAGACattgtttttaaatttcaatacttatattttaatttttggattAGTACGGGTAAAAATTGTGCAAAGCTATAAATTTTGCCCCTCAAAATTCCTAACACATGATTTCTTTTCTAACCAATATATGGCTGCAAGTTTGTTTCGGGACTTAGAAAGGAgcattttttttgaatatatgAGTAATCAAAATGCTTCATGTATATGTGAACTATTAAATTCTAAGAACGATAAATGTGAAGCATGATTAATGTCATTTCtcctaaaaaaattaaagtttcTTTTATGTGTGTCCctctgttttcttttatttcttattttctttcttactTCAATTAAAATGTCAATCTCATTTCACTTCTATGCTACCCAATTTGAGAAGG
It includes:
- the LOC113740428 gene encoding uncharacterized protein isoform X1 encodes the protein MASSSVNRWLRPEVYPLFAAVGVAIGICGFQLVRNICINPEVRKIFLFRVAKQDRAAGVLENFAEGEKYAEHALRKYVRNRKPEIMPAINSFFTEPEKN
- the LOC113740428 gene encoding uncharacterized protein isoform X2 — protein: MASSSVNRWLRPEVYPLFAAVGVAIGICGFQLVRNICINPEVRVAKQDRAAGVLENFAEGEKYAEHALRKYVRNRKPEIMPAINSFFTEPEKN